The proteins below are encoded in one region of Amycolatopsis magusensis:
- a CDS encoding DUF2752 domain-containing protein, whose translation MSQATGEYTGVYNGIPARTFAERARALGPPAAVVAAGAAGCVAVLLGDPTTPGGFLPVCPTHSLLGIACPGCGGLRMMYSLLHGDLLGALHYNALSLVVVLLSVWSITAWAVGRWRGRWVNSWLHWRWTPLAFGVAFTVWFVVRNLPFAPFDSLYV comes from the coding sequence ATGAGCCAGGCGACGGGGGAGTACACCGGGGTCTACAACGGGATCCCGGCGCGCACCTTCGCCGAACGGGCCAGGGCGCTGGGCCCGCCCGCCGCGGTGGTCGCCGCCGGGGCCGCCGGGTGCGTCGCGGTGCTGCTCGGCGATCCGACCACGCCCGGCGGTTTCCTGCCGGTGTGCCCGACGCATTCGCTGCTGGGCATCGCGTGCCCCGGCTGTGGCGGGCTGCGGATGATGTACAGCCTGCTGCACGGGGACCTGCTCGGGGCGCTGCACTACAACGCGCTGTCGTTGGTCGTGGTGCTGCTTTCGGTGTGGAGCATCACCGCGTGGGCGGTCGGCCGGTGGCGGGGGCGGTGGGTGAACAGCTGGCTGCACTGGCGGTGGACGCCGCTGGCGTTCGGGGTGGCCTTCACCGTCTGGTTCGTGGTGCGCAACCTGCCGTTCGCGCCTTTCGACTCCCTCTACGTGTGA
- a CDS encoding CD225/dispanin family protein has protein sequence MTNPYGQPGYGQQPGGYGPPSGGMPAPYGQPAYGAPGGGFGGPPGMAGGGHDIPEYKGWAIASLFLGGVILGIFAIMKSNEVGQYKMQGNYPMAEQASRTTKTLCLVSTILGGVGCVISIIAIIVAIAAGTAAYDSYSTYSTYSSNYCDYTTSC, from the coding sequence ATGACCAATCCTTACGGCCAGCCGGGTTACGGCCAGCAGCCCGGCGGCTACGGCCCGCCGTCCGGCGGGATGCCCGCGCCCTACGGGCAGCCCGCGTACGGCGCCCCCGGCGGCGGTTTCGGCGGCCCGCCCGGGATGGCGGGCGGCGGCCACGACATCCCCGAGTACAAGGGCTGGGCCATCGCCTCGCTCTTCCTCGGCGGGGTCATCCTCGGGATCTTCGCGATCATGAAGTCCAACGAGGTCGGCCAGTACAAGATGCAGGGCAACTACCCGATGGCCGAGCAGGCCTCGCGGACGACCAAGACGCTGTGCCTGGTCTCCACGATCCTCGGTGGCGTCGGCTGCGTGATCTCCATCATCGCCATCATCGTCGCGATCGCGGCCGGTACCGCGGCCTACGACAGCTACAGCACCTACAGCACGTACAGCAGCAACTACTGCGACTACACCACCTCCTGCTGA
- a CDS encoding PhoH family protein yields the protein MAGTAPGGAARSEVPRDDQQVEAAATPDAKSRFPIPDAAALTLLGSRDENLRVAEELLTADVHVRGNEVTLTGDPADVAFAERVFAELVTLAGRGQQVDPGTVRRTVAMLSAGGSESPADVLSMDILSRRGRTIRPKTLNQKRYVDAIDKHTIVFGVGPAGTGKTYLAMAKAVQALQGKLVTRIVLTRPAVEAGERLGYLPGTLNEKIDPYLRPLYDALHDMVDPESIPRLMQAGTIEIAPLAYMRGRTLNDAFIILDEAQNTTPEQMKMFLTRLGFGSKIVVTGDITQVDLPSGQRSGLRVVREILEGVDDLHFATLTSQDVVRHRLVGDIVDAYEKWQAVQDATEPKNGWKGQRR from the coding sequence GTGGCCGGTACCGCACCGGGTGGAGCCGCCCGATCCGAAGTCCCGCGTGACGACCAGCAGGTCGAGGCGGCAGCCACGCCGGACGCGAAGTCCCGATTCCCCATTCCCGACGCCGCCGCGCTGACCCTGCTCGGGTCACGGGACGAGAACCTGCGCGTCGCCGAAGAGCTGCTCACCGCCGACGTCCACGTCCGAGGCAACGAAGTCACCCTCACCGGTGACCCGGCCGACGTGGCCTTCGCCGAGCGCGTGTTCGCCGAACTGGTCACCCTGGCCGGGCGCGGCCAGCAGGTCGACCCCGGCACCGTGCGGCGCACGGTGGCCATGCTCTCCGCCGGTGGCTCCGAATCGCCCGCCGACGTGCTCAGCATGGACATCCTGTCCCGCCGCGGGCGCACCATCCGGCCCAAGACGCTGAACCAGAAGCGCTACGTCGACGCGATCGACAAGCACACGATCGTCTTCGGCGTCGGCCCGGCGGGTACCGGCAAGACCTACCTGGCCATGGCGAAGGCCGTGCAGGCGCTGCAGGGCAAGCTGGTCACCCGCATCGTGCTGACCCGGCCCGCGGTCGAAGCCGGTGAGCGGCTGGGGTACCTGCCCGGCACGCTCAACGAGAAGATCGACCCGTACCTGCGCCCGCTCTACGACGCGCTGCACGACATGGTCGACCCCGAGTCGATCCCGCGGCTGATGCAGGCGGGCACGATCGAGATCGCGCCGCTGGCCTACATGCGCGGGCGCACCCTCAACGACGCCTTCATCATCCTGGACGAGGCGCAGAACACCACGCCGGAACAGATGAAGATGTTCCTCACCCGCCTCGGTTTCGGCTCGAAGATCGTGGTCACCGGTGACATCACCCAGGTCGACCTGCCCAGCGGGCAGCGCAGCGGCCTGCGGGTGGTGCGCGAGATCCTCGAGGGCGTGGACGACCTGCACTTCGCCACGCTGACCAGCCAGGACGTGGTCCGCCACCGCCTGGTCGGCGACATCGTCGACGCCTACGAGAAGTGGCAGGCCGTGCAGGACGCCACCGAGCCGAAGAACGGCTGGAAGGGCCAGCGCCGGTGA
- a CDS encoding AfsR/SARP family transcriptional regulator — protein MGPLEITGVPSGTISAGRQRCLLAMLLLEPGQVVPLERIADALWGEDWPDTVRNAVQVVVSRLRRSFAGHPVQILARANGYLIDVPPSRVDLHRFRAWVAKARELAWHDDATAAELFQRALCLWRGAPMAGVESELISERIAPALEHERVGALLDYHDAVLRLDRAAELVPALLALTHEHPFEQRLWAQLMIALHRTGRTRDALAAYRRLHRRLSRELGLEPTAELKALEQAVLRGDSLRHQPVRQHRTPRREAFDGPAQLPPTVGDFTGRTAELDELVRTLTAPGEAVPVVTLAGQGGVGKTTLAVRAAHLVTEHFPDGQLYVDLCGTQDAVRDPARVLANFLLSLGVDGGAIPDDLADRSALFRSKLAGRKVLVLLDNAADEEQVRPLLPGSAGCAVVVTSRARLSGLEGGRSLDVEVFTPEQAWAFLAGVVGQDRIDAEPGAVAEITRLCGYLPLAVRVAGAKLVARSRLGIGQLAARLADECGRLDELVAGDLAVRASLALSYTGLRPDEQRALRLLGLLDVTDFASWVCAAVLDVSAAEAESTLDALVDVHLVEVVGIDVCGQTRYRLHDLTRLFARERAEESEPPEETEAALGRARTAWLALAEAADDLLDNRTLERISNCPDRERLAAEEPEILGGNAAGWFDVEARNLQAIVAGRARGPIGWQIAEALVGYFEYRVLGQDWERTHLAALERCEAEGDRLGAAVLLRGLADRAWGRGSADCLRYARKAERLFAELGHDTGRSQALSLLGLGLRLEGAYDESMAAYAESRRLSGEQGKHRTTIMSLINESIIHRVRGEADQALRCVLEVRRLAGAIGFARAEAEAWMRLGNLRQDRGQWDEAVDAYRTAAAGFRRLDHAGFHTLTLTHLGDLHLRTGDLHSAEDTLEQAVEAAANYRHHSSSFLPMELLAEVHLEQGRYDLAAAELTGYVAEYRERRLVARLPGALAKLGRARHGTGQVAEAVEAWTEARALHLELGNRAGAAELDELLGGITESTA, from the coding sequence TTGGGACCACTCGAGATCACCGGTGTGCCCAGCGGCACGATCAGCGCGGGCAGGCAGCGCTGCCTGCTGGCCATGCTCCTGCTCGAACCGGGGCAGGTGGTGCCGCTGGAGCGGATCGCCGACGCGCTCTGGGGCGAGGACTGGCCGGACACCGTGCGCAACGCCGTGCAGGTGGTGGTTTCGCGGCTGCGGCGCTCCTTCGCCGGGCACCCGGTGCAGATCCTGGCCAGGGCCAACGGGTACCTCATCGACGTCCCGCCGTCCCGGGTGGACCTGCACCGCTTCCGCGCGTGGGTGGCCAAGGCGCGGGAACTGGCCTGGCACGACGACGCGACGGCGGCCGAGTTGTTCCAGCGCGCGCTGTGCCTGTGGCGCGGGGCGCCGATGGCCGGGGTCGAATCCGAGCTGATCTCCGAGCGGATCGCGCCCGCGCTCGAACACGAGCGGGTCGGCGCGCTGCTCGACTACCACGACGCGGTGCTCCGGCTGGACCGTGCGGCCGAGCTGGTGCCCGCGCTGCTCGCGCTCACCCACGAGCACCCGTTCGAGCAGCGGCTCTGGGCGCAGCTGATGATCGCGCTGCACCGCACCGGCCGCACCCGCGACGCGCTCGCCGCCTACCGCAGGCTGCACCGGCGGCTCAGCCGTGAACTCGGCCTGGAGCCGACCGCCGAGCTGAAGGCGCTCGAACAGGCCGTGCTGCGCGGGGATTCGCTGCGGCACCAGCCCGTGCGGCAGCACCGGACGCCACGCCGTGAGGCGTTCGACGGCCCGGCGCAACTGCCGCCGACGGTGGGTGACTTCACCGGCCGCACCGCCGAACTCGACGAGCTGGTCCGGACGCTGACCGCGCCGGGGGAGGCCGTGCCGGTGGTGACGCTGGCCGGGCAGGGCGGGGTCGGCAAGACCACGCTCGCCGTGCGGGCCGCGCACCTGGTCACCGAGCACTTCCCGGACGGCCAGCTGTACGTCGACCTCTGCGGCACCCAGGACGCGGTGCGGGACCCCGCCCGCGTGCTGGCCAACTTCCTGCTCTCGCTCGGGGTGGACGGCGGGGCCATCCCGGACGACCTGGCCGACCGGTCGGCGTTGTTCCGCAGCAAGCTCGCCGGCCGGAAAGTACTGGTACTGCTGGACAACGCGGCGGACGAGGAGCAGGTTCGCCCGCTGCTGCCCGGTTCCGCGGGCTGCGCGGTGGTGGTCACCAGCCGCGCGCGGCTCAGCGGCCTGGAGGGCGGGCGCTCGCTGGACGTGGAGGTGTTCACGCCGGAGCAGGCGTGGGCCTTCCTCGCCGGGGTCGTCGGCCAGGACCGGATCGACGCCGAACCCGGTGCGGTCGCGGAGATCACCCGGCTCTGCGGTTACCTGCCGCTGGCGGTCCGCGTGGCCGGGGCGAAGCTGGTCGCGCGGTCGCGGCTGGGCATCGGGCAGCTCGCGGCCCGGCTCGCCGACGAGTGCGGCAGGCTCGACGAACTGGTGGCGGGCGATCTCGCGGTCCGGGCGAGCCTGGCCCTCAGCTACACCGGGCTGCGGCCGGATGAGCAGCGCGCACTGCGGTTGCTCGGCCTGCTCGACGTCACCGACTTCGCGTCCTGGGTGTGCGCCGCCGTGCTCGACGTGTCCGCCGCCGAGGCGGAAAGCACGCTGGACGCGCTGGTCGACGTGCACCTGGTGGAGGTCGTCGGCATCGACGTCTGCGGCCAGACGCGGTACCGGCTGCACGACCTGACCCGGCTCTTCGCCAGGGAACGCGCCGAGGAGAGCGAGCCGCCGGAGGAGACCGAGGCGGCGCTGGGCCGGGCGCGCACCGCGTGGCTGGCGCTCGCCGAAGCCGCCGACGACCTGCTCGACAACCGCACGCTGGAACGGATCTCGAACTGCCCGGACCGGGAACGGCTGGCCGCCGAGGAACCGGAGATCCTGGGCGGCAACGCGGCGGGCTGGTTCGACGTGGAGGCCCGCAACCTCCAGGCGATCGTCGCCGGTCGCGCGCGCGGGCCGATCGGCTGGCAGATCGCCGAAGCACTGGTCGGCTACTTCGAATACCGCGTGCTCGGGCAGGACTGGGAACGCACGCACCTCGCCGCGCTGGAACGCTGCGAAGCCGAGGGCGACCGGCTCGGCGCGGCGGTGCTGCTGCGGGGGCTGGCCGATCGCGCCTGGGGCCGCGGCAGCGCGGACTGCCTGCGGTACGCCCGCAAGGCCGAGCGGTTGTTCGCCGAACTCGGGCACGACACCGGGCGCTCGCAGGCGTTGTCACTGCTGGGATTGGGCCTGCGACTCGAAGGCGCCTACGACGAGTCGATGGCCGCCTACGCCGAAAGCCGGCGGCTCAGCGGGGAGCAGGGCAAGCACCGCACCACGATCATGTCGCTGATCAACGAATCGATCATCCACCGCGTCCGCGGCGAGGCCGACCAGGCGCTGCGGTGCGTGCTGGAGGTCCGGCGGCTGGCCGGGGCCATCGGGTTCGCCAGGGCGGAGGCCGAGGCGTGGATGCGGCTGGGCAACCTCCGCCAGGACCGGGGCCAGTGGGACGAGGCGGTGGACGCCTACCGCACCGCCGCGGCCGGGTTCCGGCGGCTCGACCACGCCGGTTTCCACACGCTCACCCTGACCCACCTCGGTGACCTGCACCTGCGCACCGGCGACCTGCACTCGGCCGAGGACACGCTCGAGCAGGCGGTCGAGGCGGCGGCCAACTACCGGCACCACTCGAGCAGCTTCCTGCCGATGGAGCTGCTCGCCGAGGTCCACCTCGAACAGGGCCGCTACGACCTCGCGGCGGCCGAGCTGACCGGGTACGTGGCCGAATACCGCGAGCGCAGGCTGGTCGCGCGGCTGCCCGGCGCGCTGGCGAAACTCGGTCGCGCCCGGCACGGAACCGGACAGGTGGCCGAGGCCGTCGAAGCCTGGACCGAAGCCAGGGCGCTGCACCTCGAACTGGGCAACCGCGCCGGCGCCGCCGAGCTCGACGAGCTGCTCGGGGGGATCACCGAATCGACCGCGTGA
- a CDS encoding cytidine deaminase: protein MPDHELGAEDEKIVLLARSARARNGANEGAAVRDTDGRTYSATTIDLPSFQLTALQAAVAAAVSSGAEGLEAAAVVSPEPGFREQSVHAVRDVSANVPIFRADPSGTVLEVLR, encoded by the coding sequence ATGCCTGACCACGAGCTCGGGGCCGAGGACGAGAAGATCGTCCTCCTCGCCCGCTCGGCCAGGGCGCGGAACGGCGCGAACGAGGGGGCCGCGGTCCGGGACACCGACGGCCGCACCTACTCGGCCACCACCATCGACCTGCCCTCCTTCCAGCTCACCGCGTTGCAGGCGGCGGTCGCCGCCGCGGTGTCGAGCGGGGCCGAGGGCCTGGAGGCGGCCGCCGTGGTCTCCCCGGAGCCGGGCTTCCGGGAGCAGTCGGTGCACGCCGTCCGCGATGTTTCGGCGAATGTCCCCATTTTTCGCGCGGACCCTTCCGGAACGGTGCTGGAAGTGCTGCGCTAG
- a CDS encoding histidine triad nucleotide-binding protein, with protein MSDAETLFEKIIAREIPAEIVHETENTLAFRDIQPQARVHVLVVPKKRYRNLAEFAAADPHGLAEVVATAAKVAELEGITTSGYRVVFNTEGDAGQTVFHVHAHVLGGEQLGHFGTAR; from the coding sequence ATGAGTGACGCGGAGACGTTGTTCGAGAAGATCATCGCCAGGGAGATCCCGGCCGAGATCGTGCACGAGACCGAGAACACCCTCGCCTTCCGGGACATCCAGCCCCAGGCCAGGGTGCACGTGCTCGTCGTGCCGAAGAAGCGGTACCGCAACCTCGCCGAGTTCGCCGCCGCCGACCCGCACGGGCTGGCCGAAGTGGTCGCCACCGCCGCGAAGGTGGCCGAGCTCGAGGGCATCACCACCAGCGGCTACCGCGTGGTGTTCAACACCGAGGGTGACGCCGGGCAGACGGTCTTCCACGTCCACGCCCACGTGCTCGGCGGGGAACAGCTCGGCCACTTCGGCACCGCGAGGTAA
- a CDS encoding RDD family protein, translated as MTTPQDQPELTTRLQPPLAGGQPAPPAPPAEEDRTQRVSPEGIFPPALDEAGVTQRLSSEETQRVFGDQPGMTQRINHPAPQGGGQPGSAAHPGHGPNSGPMAQVGWSPQPGAGPQPGSAPQVGDATRSGSATQSGWSPQPGLAHAGHGPQSGSVMQAGDAAQSGPMAQPGWSPQSASVAQAGQASPSGSVAPVGQAPGSPVGQGFQTGPYSQTGLSPQSGSVPQAGQSGPLPQAGLAQQSGPFPVPGQAQQSGPFPASGQAPQAGSSQSGAFPVPGQSPLSGQSSQSGSFPVAGQGAQFGPPSANGRELASWGQRAGGYLLDLAPILLVVLAGGLVMISSITTGAIIMGVGWLGGLVWVVLNRWVKGGRTGQSFGRRVVGIKLVGEQSGAPIGAGSAFLRDLCHAADSAACYVGFLWPLWDERNQTFADKIVKTIVVTVPKGNS; from the coding sequence GTGACCACTCCGCAGGACCAGCCCGAGCTGACCACCCGCCTGCAACCGCCGCTCGCCGGCGGACAGCCCGCGCCGCCCGCTCCGCCCGCCGAAGAGGACCGCACGCAGCGCGTGTCCCCGGAGGGCATCTTCCCGCCCGCCTTGGACGAAGCCGGGGTGACCCAGCGGCTCTCGAGCGAGGAAACGCAGCGCGTGTTCGGGGACCAGCCGGGAATGACGCAACGCATCAACCACCCCGCACCGCAGGGCGGGGGACAACCCGGTTCGGCCGCGCACCCCGGGCATGGACCGAACTCCGGCCCGATGGCACAGGTCGGCTGGTCGCCGCAGCCGGGCGCCGGGCCACAGCCCGGTTCGGCACCGCAGGTGGGCGACGCAACGCGATCCGGCTCGGCGACGCAATCCGGGTGGTCGCCGCAGCCGGGCTTGGCGCACGCCGGGCATGGGCCGCAGTCGGGTTCGGTGATGCAGGCGGGCGACGCAGCGCAATCCGGTCCGATGGCGCAGCCAGGTTGGTCGCCGCAGTCCGCTTCGGTGGCGCAAGCCGGGCAGGCTTCGCCTTCCGGGTCGGTGGCGCCGGTCGGCCAGGCGCCGGGATCGCCGGTGGGGCAGGGATTCCAGACCGGTCCGTACTCGCAGACCGGGCTGTCGCCGCAGTCGGGGTCGGTGCCGCAGGCGGGGCAGTCCGGGCCGTTGCCCCAGGCCGGGTTGGCGCAGCAGTCGGGCCCCTTCCCGGTGCCGGGGCAGGCGCAGCAGTCAGGGCCATTCCCCGCGTCTGGGCAGGCGCCGCAGGCGGGTTCGTCGCAGTCGGGGGCCTTTCCGGTGCCGGGGCAATCGCCGCTTTCCGGGCAGTCGTCGCAGTCGGGGTCGTTTCCCGTGGCCGGGCAGGGGGCGCAGTTCGGGCCGCCGTCGGCGAATGGGCGGGAATTGGCGAGTTGGGGGCAGCGCGCCGGTGGTTATTTGCTTGATCTGGCCCCGATTCTCCTCGTGGTGCTCGCCGGCGGGCTGGTGATGATCAGCTCGATCACCACGGGCGCGATCATCATGGGAGTGGGCTGGCTCGGCGGCCTGGTCTGGGTGGTGCTCAACCGGTGGGTCAAGGGCGGCAGGACCGGCCAGTCCTTCGGCCGCCGCGTGGTCGGGATCAAGCTCGTCGGCGAGCAGAGTGGCGCGCCGATCGGGGCGGGATCCGCCTTCCTGCGCGATTTGTGTCACGCCGCCGATTCCGCCGCCTGCTACGTCGGTTTCCTCTGGCCGTTGTGGGACGAGCGCAACCAGACCTTCGCCGACAAGATCGTCAAAACGATCGTCGTCACAGTGCCGAAGGGAAATAGCTGA
- a CDS encoding hemolysin family protein: MTSSTSLLIIAVALVLFGGVFAAADAAVSTVSQARAEGMVRLGRAGARQLVAVIAERRRHINLLLLLRLGCELTSTVLVTVVFLRWIEPVSLAVVVAGVVMILVSYVLIGVGPRTIGRQHPYRVGLVVAGLVRALGTVLGPLSKLLILLGNAITPGKGFREGPFTSEVELRELVDLAQERGVVEDSEREMIHSVFELGDTVAREVMVPRTEIVWIEQGKSVRQALALSLRTGFTRLPVIDESVDDIAGVVNIKDLVRASMADGGATREVRELMNQASFVPDSKRLDELLKEMQVSRHHLAIAIDEYGGTAGLLTIEDILEEIVGEITDESDADERPPIEALDESSVRVSARLGVDDLGELFGIELDDHDVETVGGLLAQRLGRVPLPGAEAEVAGLRLHAEGGKDRRGRMRITTVVVRASDDRIAGRRVRVPREERDEQDERDRSVEHA, translated from the coding sequence ATGACCAGCTCGACCTCCCTGCTGATCATCGCCGTGGCCCTGGTCCTGTTCGGCGGGGTGTTCGCCGCGGCGGACGCCGCGGTGAGCACGGTCTCGCAGGCCAGGGCCGAGGGCATGGTGCGGCTGGGCCGGGCAGGCGCCCGCCAGCTGGTCGCGGTGATCGCCGAGCGCCGTCGCCACATCAACCTGCTGCTCCTGCTGAGGCTGGGGTGCGAGCTGACCTCGACGGTGCTGGTCACCGTGGTGTTCCTGCGCTGGATCGAGCCGGTCTCGCTGGCCGTGGTGGTGGCGGGCGTGGTGATGATCCTGGTCAGCTACGTGCTGATCGGGGTCGGCCCGCGCACCATCGGGCGCCAGCACCCGTACCGCGTCGGCCTGGTGGTCGCCGGGCTGGTCCGCGCGCTCGGCACCGTGCTCGGCCCGCTGAGCAAGCTGCTGATCCTGCTGGGCAACGCGATCACCCCGGGCAAGGGCTTCCGCGAAGGCCCGTTCACCTCCGAGGTCGAGCTGCGCGAGCTGGTCGACCTCGCCCAGGAACGCGGTGTGGTGGAGGACTCCGAGCGCGAGATGATCCACTCGGTGTTCGAGCTGGGGGACACCGTGGCCCGCGAGGTGATGGTGCCGCGCACCGAGATCGTCTGGATCGAGCAGGGCAAGAGCGTGCGCCAGGCGCTGGCGCTCTCGCTGCGGACCGGGTTCACCCGCCTGCCGGTGATCGACGAGTCGGTCGACGACATCGCCGGCGTGGTCAACATCAAGGATCTGGTGCGGGCCTCGATGGCCGACGGCGGCGCCACGCGCGAGGTGCGCGAGCTGATGAACCAGGCGAGTTTCGTGCCGGACTCCAAGCGGCTCGACGAGCTGCTCAAGGAGATGCAGGTTTCGCGCCACCACCTGGCCATCGCCATCGACGAGTACGGCGGCACCGCCGGCCTGCTGACCATCGAGGACATCCTCGAGGAGATCGTCGGCGAGATCACCGACGAGTCCGACGCCGACGAGCGGCCGCCGATCGAGGCGCTGGACGAGTCCTCGGTGCGCGTGTCGGCGCGCCTCGGTGTGGACGACCTCGGTGAGCTCTTCGGCATCGAACTGGACGACCACGACGTGGAGACCGTCGGCGGGCTGCTCGCGCAGCGCCTCGGCCGGGTGCCGCTGCCCGGCGCGGAAGCCGAGGTCGCCGGGCTGCGGCTGCACGCCGAGGGCGGCAAGGACCGGCGCGGCCGGATGCGGATCACCACGGTGGTGGTGCGCGCCAGCGACGACCGGATCGCCGGGCGGCGCGTGCGCGTGCCGCGCGAGGAACGTGACGAGCAGGACGAACGGGATCGGAGCGTGGAGCATGCCTGA
- a CDS encoding CD225/dispanin family protein, with protein sequence MTGPFQQPPGYGYGPGYGPPNYGPPPENHLVWAILTTIMCCLPLGVVAIVKSNQVHSLWFSGQFEAAHKAANEAKKWAMWSALTMVILFVLYILVFVLILGFGIFGAASL encoded by the coding sequence ATGACCGGTCCGTTTCAGCAACCGCCTGGTTACGGCTACGGGCCGGGGTACGGCCCGCCGAACTACGGGCCGCCACCGGAGAACCACCTGGTGTGGGCGATCCTGACCACGATCATGTGCTGTCTGCCGCTGGGCGTGGTGGCGATCGTGAAGTCGAACCAGGTGCACTCGCTGTGGTTCTCGGGGCAGTTCGAAGCCGCGCACAAGGCGGCGAACGAGGCCAAGAAGTGGGCCATGTGGTCGGCGCTGACCATGGTCATCCTGTTCGTGCTCTACATCCTCGTCTTCGTGCTGATCCTCGGGTTCGGCATCTTCGGGGCGGCTTCGTTATGA
- the ybeY gene encoding rRNA maturation RNase YbeY, with product MSIEIANESGVGVDETSIVSAARFALDKMEVSPLAELSVLLVTLDVMEDLHERWMDLPGPTDVMAFPMDELDSTRRPDAADASPALLGDIVLCPAFAKDQAHTAGHSLTEELHLLTVHGVLHLLGYDHAEPAEEKEMFGLQKRILNEFRAASAAARRQDAQRNADDRLLGTAGLDRVADPGETG from the coding sequence GTGAGCATCGAGATCGCGAACGAGTCCGGCGTCGGGGTCGACGAGACGTCCATCGTCTCGGCGGCCCGCTTCGCGCTGGACAAGATGGAGGTCAGCCCGCTGGCCGAGCTGTCCGTGCTGCTGGTCACCCTGGACGTGATGGAGGACCTGCACGAGCGCTGGATGGACCTGCCGGGCCCGACCGACGTGATGGCCTTCCCGATGGACGAGCTGGACAGCACCCGCCGTCCCGACGCCGCGGACGCCTCACCCGCCCTGCTCGGCGACATCGTGCTCTGCCCGGCGTTCGCGAAGGACCAGGCGCACACCGCCGGGCACTCGCTGACCGAGGAACTGCACCTGCTCACCGTGCACGGCGTGCTGCACCTGCTCGGCTACGACCACGCGGAACCGGCCGAGGAGAAGGAGATGTTCGGGCTGCAGAAGCGCATCCTGAACGAGTTCCGCGCGGCTTCCGCGGCGGCCCGCAGGCAGGACGCGCAGCGCAACGCCGACGACCGGCTGCTCGGCACCGCCGGGCTGGACCGCGTGGCCGACCCCGGCGAAACCGGCTGA
- a CDS encoding CD225/dispanin family protein, producing MTNPYGQQQPYGQQPGQPQPGYGPPSGATPAPYGQPSPPYGQPAPYGQPSPPYGQPSPFGGGPGMGGPGMGGPVQDIPDYKGWAIASLFLGGVLLGIFAIMKSNEVGQYKMQGNYAMAEQASRTTKTICLISTILGGLGCVIGLIVFIAAMASI from the coding sequence ATGACCAATCCCTACGGTCAGCAGCAGCCGTACGGCCAGCAGCCCGGCCAGCCGCAACCGGGCTACGGCCCCCCGTCGGGTGCGACGCCTGCCCCGTACGGTCAGCCGTCGCCGCCGTACGGTCAGCCCGCTCCCTACGGTCAGCCCTCGCCGCCCTACGGCCAGCCTTCGCCCTTCGGCGGCGGCCCCGGCATGGGCGGCCCCGGCATGGGTGGCCCGGTGCAGGACATCCCGGACTACAAGGGCTGGGCCATCGCTTCACTGTTCCTCGGCGGCGTCCTGCTGGGCATCTTCGCGATCATGAAGTCGAACGAGGTCGGCCAGTACAAGATGCAGGGCAACTACGCCATGGCGGAACAGGCTTCGCGGACCACCAAGACGATCTGCCTGATCTCCACCATCCTCGGCGGGCTCGGCTGCGTGATCGGCCTGATCGTCTTCATCGCCGCCATGGCCTCGATTTGA
- the era gene encoding GTPase Era, with protein MSTTTHRSGFACFVGRPNAGKSTLTNALVGTKVAITSSKPQTTRHAIRGVVHREDAQLVIVDTPGLHKPRTLLGERLNDIVHSTWSEVDVVGFCVPADEKVGPGDRFIAAELAKIARRTPVIGVVTKTDLVPKERVAEQLLALQNVMEFAELVPVSAVDGFQVQTLADLLVRRLPEGPQLYPDGDLTDEPEQTLVAELIREAALEDVRDELPHSIAVTVEEMLPREGRDDLIDVHAFLYVERPSQKGIILGHKGERLKQVGATARRQIEALLGTRVYLDLHIKVAKEWQRDPKQLRRLGF; from the coding sequence ATGAGCACCACCACCCACCGCTCCGGTTTCGCCTGCTTCGTCGGCCGCCCGAACGCGGGCAAGTCCACGCTGACCAACGCGCTGGTCGGCACCAAGGTCGCGATCACCTCGAGCAAGCCGCAGACCACCCGGCACGCGATCCGGGGTGTGGTGCACCGCGAGGACGCGCAACTGGTCATCGTGGACACGCCGGGCCTGCACAAGCCGCGCACGCTGCTCGGCGAACGGCTCAACGACATCGTGCACTCGACCTGGTCCGAGGTGGACGTGGTGGGCTTCTGCGTGCCAGCCGACGAGAAGGTGGGCCCCGGTGACCGGTTCATCGCCGCCGAACTGGCCAAGATCGCCCGCCGCACCCCGGTGATCGGCGTGGTCACCAAGACCGACCTGGTGCCGAAGGAACGCGTGGCCGAGCAGCTGCTCGCGCTGCAGAACGTGATGGAGTTCGCCGAGCTGGTGCCGGTGTCCGCGGTCGACGGCTTCCAGGTGCAGACCCTCGCCGACCTCCTGGTGCGGCGCCTGCCCGAGGGGCCGCAGCTCTACCCGGACGGTGACCTGACCGACGAGCCGGAGCAGACGCTGGTCGCCGAGCTGATCCGCGAGGCCGCGCTCGAAGACGTGCGCGACGAGCTGCCGCACTCGATCGCGGTGACGGTCGAGGAGATGCTGCCGCGCGAGGGCCGGGACGACCTGATCGACGTGCACGCGTTCCTCTACGTGGAGCGCCCCAGCCAGAAGGGCATAATCCTGGGGCACAAGGGGGAACGGCTCAAGCAGGTGGGCGCCACCGCCCGGCGGCAGATCGAGGCGCTGCTCGGCACCCGGGTCTACCTCGACCTGCACATCAAGGTGGCGAAGGAATGGCAGCGTGACCCCAAGCAGCTGCGGCGGCTGGGTTTCTGA